One segment of Streptomyces sp. TG1A-8 DNA contains the following:
- a CDS encoding alpha/beta hydrolase: MPAASERPAGTVVFIHGLWMTPLSWEGWTRYFQERGYGVLAPAWPGLEGTVADIRRDPSRVAGVGLEEVIGHFEEIVRNLDAAPVIIGHSFGGAITQVLLDRGLGSAGVAIDSAPVKGVLPLPWSTLRSSWPVLDNPANRSKAVALTPRQFHYAFTNTLGESESAAVYERYQVPGSARVLFQGAFANFSPRAATRVDFRNPRRAPLLLVAGGADHVVPTRVNKANWRLYRTSPAITDYREFPGRSHFTVGQEGWEEVADYVLAWVAHQSGGRP, encoded by the coding sequence ATGCCCGCAGCATCCGAACGCCCCGCCGGCACCGTCGTCTTCATCCACGGTCTGTGGATGACTCCCCTCAGCTGGGAGGGGTGGACCCGGTACTTCCAGGAACGGGGGTACGGGGTACTCGCTCCCGCATGGCCCGGTCTGGAAGGCACGGTGGCCGACATCCGGCGCGATCCCTCCCGGGTGGCGGGAGTGGGCCTGGAAGAAGTGATCGGTCACTTCGAAGAGATCGTCCGCAACCTCGACGCGGCTCCCGTGATCATCGGGCACTCGTTCGGCGGCGCGATCACCCAGGTGCTGCTGGACCGGGGCCTCGGCAGCGCCGGCGTAGCCATCGACTCGGCTCCGGTCAAGGGTGTGCTGCCCCTCCCGTGGTCCACACTCAGGTCGTCCTGGCCGGTGCTCGACAATCCCGCGAACCGGAGCAAGGCCGTCGCCCTGACCCCCCGCCAGTTCCATTACGCCTTCACCAACACGCTCGGCGAGAGCGAATCCGCAGCGGTGTACGAGCGCTACCAGGTGCCGGGGTCGGCCCGCGTGCTCTTCCAGGGGGCATTCGCCAACTTCTCCCCGCGGGCGGCCACCAGGGTCGACTTCCGCAACCCGCGACGCGCACCTCTCCTGCTCGTCGCGGGCGGAGCGGACCACGTCGTGCCGACGAGGGTCAACAAGGCCAACTGGCGCCTTTACCGCACGTCACCCGCGATCACCGACTACCGGGAGTTCCCGGGACGTTCGCACTTCACCGTCGGCCAGGAGGGCTGGGAGGAGGTGGCCGACTACGTCCTCGCCTGGGTCGCGCACCAGTCCGGCGGACGCCCCTGA
- a CDS encoding PAS domain-containing protein, producing MEAERTDAVVWRNRALTLFDRVSVPVAVCDVYGRVVLANPAMAAECGTTPGRLRGREMLELFRPQEADQVERIAEALRLRHRSRYQVSVCWRAPGGAERYGELTADPVSDSVEETPALLVMLRVRGECPAPRPEAGPVRVSAVEGRVLALLAGGATTARAARELGLSRDGVTYHLRRLSARWGAAGRTELVARAYACGVLVPGVWPPEARAAEAE from the coding sequence ATGGAAGCGGAACGGACGGACGCGGTGGTGTGGCGCAACCGCGCGTTGACCCTGTTCGACCGGGTGTCGGTACCGGTGGCGGTGTGCGACGTGTACGGGCGCGTGGTGCTGGCCAACCCGGCGATGGCCGCGGAGTGCGGTACGACGCCGGGCCGGCTGCGCGGCCGGGAGATGCTGGAGCTGTTCCGGCCGCAGGAGGCCGATCAGGTGGAGCGGATCGCCGAGGCGCTGCGGCTGCGGCACCGCTCCCGCTACCAGGTGTCGGTGTGCTGGCGGGCGCCCGGCGGGGCCGAGCGGTACGGGGAACTGACCGCGGACCCGGTGAGCGACAGCGTGGAGGAGACACCGGCGCTGCTGGTGATGCTGCGCGTGCGGGGCGAGTGTCCCGCACCGCGGCCGGAGGCCGGACCGGTGCGGGTCAGCGCGGTGGAGGGGCGGGTGCTGGCCCTGCTGGCCGGGGGTGCCACCACCGCCCGTGCCGCCCGGGAACTCGGCCTCAGCCGGGACGGCGTGACCTACCACCTGCGCCGGCTGTCGGCGCGGTGGGGCGCGGCCGGCCGCACGGAACTGGTCGCCCGCGCCTACGCGTGCGGGGTACTCGTCCCCGGGGTGTGGCCGCCGGAGGCGCGAGCGGCGGAGGCGGAGTAG
- a CDS encoding alpha/beta fold hydrolase codes for MFKRRSAYVTAFGTAGIALAACLATSASAAPDHGIRNTPKPTVVLVHGAWSDSASWSRVVKRLQADGYPVTAPATPLRGLKEDATYLADYLKTVRGPIILVGHSYGGAVITDAATDDPQVKGLVYIAAFAPDKGESAAGLEARFPGSHLSDNPEAPVPTALNAVPFTRADGSTGTDLYIKPDKYRDVFLSDRLSGRTAAELAATQRPVTAQALGEPSGTPAWKTIPSWYLVARNDHAIPATAERFMAARAHARTTEVDAPHAAQLTDPQAVTHLIEEAATAK; via the coding sequence GTGTTCAAACGACGCTCCGCATACGTCACCGCTTTCGGCACAGCCGGCATCGCTCTTGCAGCCTGCCTGGCCACCAGTGCTTCAGCCGCGCCCGACCACGGGATACGGAACACCCCCAAGCCGACCGTCGTCCTCGTCCACGGCGCCTGGTCCGACTCCGCAAGCTGGAGCCGTGTCGTCAAGCGCCTGCAGGCGGACGGTTACCCCGTCACCGCACCGGCCACTCCGCTGCGCGGCCTGAAGGAGGACGCGACCTACCTGGCCGACTACCTGAAGACCGTTCGCGGCCCGATCATCCTCGTCGGGCATTCCTACGGCGGCGCCGTCATCACTGACGCCGCAACCGACGACCCGCAGGTGAAGGGACTCGTGTACATTGCCGCTTTCGCCCCCGACAAGGGTGAAAGCGCCGCCGGCCTGGAAGCCCGCTTCCCGGGCAGCCACCTCAGCGACAACCCCGAGGCCCCGGTTCCTACCGCCCTCAACGCCGTTCCCTTCACCAGGGCCGACGGAAGCACCGGGACCGATCTGTACATCAAGCCCGACAAGTACCGCGACGTGTTCCTCAGCGACCGGCTCAGTGGTCGCACGGCTGCCGAGCTCGCTGCCACCCAGCGCCCCGTCACCGCGCAAGCGCTCGGCGAGCCGTCCGGGACGCCCGCTTGGAAGACCATTCCCTCCTGGTACCTGGTCGCTCGCAACGATCACGCCATCCCGGCCACAGCCGAGCGGTTCATGGCGGCGCGCGCTCACGCCCGCACCACCGAGGTCGACGCCCCGCACGCCGCCCAGCTGACCGACCCCCAGGCCGTCACGCACCTCATCGAGGAGGCGGCGACCGCCAAGTAA
- the aceB gene encoding malate synthase A — MAAPAPSPLAVVDAEPLPRQEEVLTGAALAFVAELHRRFTPRRDELLARRAGRRAEIARTCTLDFLPETAAVRADDSWRVAPAPAALNDRRVEITGPTDRRMTVNALNSGARVWLADFEDASAPTWRNVVLGQLNLIDAHTRSIDFTDERTGKSYALRPDEELATVVVRPRGWHLNERHLADADGTPVPGALVDFGLYFFHNARRLLKLGKGPYFYLPKTESYLEARLWNDVFVFAQDHADIPRGTVRATVLIETITAAYEMEEILYELRDHASGLNAGRWDYLFSIVKNFRDGGPRFVLPDRNAVTMTAPFMRAYTELLVRTCHKRGAHAIGGMAAFIPSRGDAEVNEAAFEKVRADKDREADDGFDGSWVAHPDLVPIAMESFDRVLGDKPHQKDRLREDVHVTAADLIAVDSLDARPTYDGLVNAVRVGIRYIEAWLRGQGAVAIFNLMEDAATAEISRSQIWQWINAGVEFDNGEKATPGLARAIAAEELAAVRGEIGEEAFAAGHWQEAHDLLLQVALDEDYTDFLTLPAYERLAG, encoded by the coding sequence ATGGCCGCACCAGCGCCGTCCCCGCTGGCCGTCGTCGACGCCGAGCCCCTGCCCCGGCAGGAGGAGGTCCTCACCGGCGCGGCGCTCGCCTTCGTCGCCGAGCTGCACCGGCGGTTCACCCCGCGCCGTGACGAACTCCTCGCCCGCCGGGCCGGGCGCCGCGCCGAGATCGCCCGCACCTGCACGCTCGACTTCCTCCCGGAGACGGCCGCCGTCCGCGCGGACGACTCCTGGCGGGTCGCCCCGGCCCCGGCCGCGCTGAACGACCGGCGGGTCGAGATCACCGGCCCCACCGACCGCAGGATGACCGTCAACGCGCTCAACTCGGGCGCGCGGGTCTGGCTCGCCGACTTCGAGGACGCCTCCGCGCCCACCTGGAGGAACGTGGTCCTCGGCCAGCTCAACCTGATCGACGCCCACACGCGTTCCATCGACTTCACGGACGAGCGCACCGGCAAGTCGTACGCACTGCGCCCGGACGAGGAGCTGGCGACCGTCGTCGTGCGCCCGCGCGGCTGGCACCTGAACGAGCGTCACCTGGCCGACGCCGACGGCACCCCGGTGCCGGGCGCGCTGGTGGACTTCGGCCTGTACTTCTTCCACAACGCCCGGCGTCTGCTGAAGCTCGGCAAGGGCCCGTACTTCTACCTGCCCAAGACCGAGTCGTACCTCGAAGCCCGCCTGTGGAACGACGTGTTCGTCTTCGCGCAGGACCACGCCGACATCCCGCGGGGCACCGTCCGCGCCACCGTGCTGATCGAGACGATCACCGCGGCCTACGAGATGGAGGAGATCCTCTACGAACTGCGCGACCACGCCTCGGGGCTGAACGCGGGACGCTGGGACTACCTGTTCTCCATCGTGAAGAACTTCCGTGACGGCGGGCCGAGGTTCGTCCTGCCGGACCGCAACGCGGTGACGATGACCGCCCCGTTCATGCGGGCGTACACCGAGCTCCTCGTGCGCACCTGCCACAAGCGCGGGGCGCACGCGATCGGCGGCATGGCGGCGTTCATCCCGTCCCGCGGCGACGCCGAGGTCAACGAGGCGGCCTTCGAGAAGGTCCGCGCCGACAAGGACCGCGAGGCGGACGACGGTTTCGACGGCTCCTGGGTCGCCCATCCCGACCTGGTGCCGATCGCCATGGAGTCCTTCGACCGGGTCCTCGGCGACAAGCCGCACCAGAAGGACCGGCTCCGCGAGGACGTGCACGTCACGGCGGCCGACCTGATCGCCGTCGACTCCCTCGACGCCAGGCCGACGTACGACGGGCTCGTCAACGCCGTCCGGGTCGGCATCCGCTACATCGAGGCCTGGCTGCGCGGGCAGGGCGCGGTCGCCATCTTCAACCTGATGGAGGACGCGGCCACCGCGGAGATCTCCCGTTCGCAGATCTGGCAGTGGATCAACGCGGGCGTGGAGTTCGACAACGGAGAGAAGGCCACGCCCGGGCTGGCCCGCGCGATCGCCGCCGAGGAGCTCGCCGCCGTCCGCGGGGAGATCGGCGAGGAGGCCTTCGCCGCGGGCCACTGGCAGGAGGCGCACGACCTGCTGCTCCAGGTGGCCCTGGACGAGGACTACACCGACTTCCTCACCCTGCCGGCGTACGAGCGGCTGGCCGGCTGA
- a CDS encoding HipA family kinase: MLREVTATRYVAPLHSGGSVPAVVEADDLGTYVVKFTGSAQGTKALVAEVIVGELARALGLRFPELVLVHFDPAVAADEPHQEVRELHGASAGRNLGMDLLPGARDFTPEAAETFRVDPLEAGRIVWLDALTANVDRTVHSSNLMIWPTSGTVPAHLWLIDHGAALVFHHRWDTSAPGKAYDFRHHALGRYAPDVRAADAELAPRVTADLLREIVAEVPDAWLTGEPGFAAPDDLRAAYVAYLHARVRASAAWLPTDFPTGDELAAEEARRAARTQQGRPNWLKRVPDLHGEPAAARERPVHPG, translated from the coding sequence ATGCTGAGAGAGGTCACCGCGACCCGCTACGTCGCACCCCTGCACTCCGGCGGCTCCGTGCCCGCGGTGGTCGAGGCCGACGACCTCGGCACCTACGTCGTGAAGTTCACCGGCTCCGCGCAGGGCACCAAGGCGCTGGTCGCCGAGGTGATCGTCGGCGAACTCGCCCGTGCGCTCGGCCTGCGCTTCCCCGAGCTGGTCCTCGTCCACTTCGACCCGGCCGTCGCCGCGGACGAGCCGCACCAGGAGGTGCGCGAGCTGCACGGCGCCAGCGCGGGCCGCAACCTCGGCATGGACCTCCTGCCGGGCGCGCGGGACTTCACGCCCGAGGCCGCCGAGACGTTCCGCGTCGACCCGCTGGAGGCCGGCCGGATCGTCTGGCTGGACGCGCTCACGGCCAACGTCGACCGCACCGTGCACAGCTCCAACCTGATGATCTGGCCGACGTCCGGGACCGTCCCCGCCCATCTGTGGCTGATCGACCACGGCGCGGCGCTGGTCTTCCACCACCGCTGGGACACCTCCGCGCCCGGGAAGGCGTACGACTTCCGGCACCACGCGCTCGGCCGGTACGCGCCCGACGTGCGGGCGGCGGACGCCGAACTGGCGCCCCGGGTGACGGCGGACCTGCTGCGGGAGATCGTCGCCGAGGTGCCCGACGCCTGGCTGACCGGCGAACCGGGCTTCGCCGCGCCCGACGACCTCCGCGCGGCCTACGTCGCCTACCTCCACGCGCGCGTGCGGGCCTCCGCGGCCTGGCTGCCCACGGACTTCCCCACCGGGGACGAGCTCGCCGCCGAGGAGGCCCGGCGGGCGGCGAGGACCCAGCAGGGCCGGCCGAACTGGCTCAAGCGGGTCCCGGACCTGCACGGCGAGCCGGCCGCCGCACGGGAGCGGCCGGTGCACCCGGGATGA
- a CDS encoding TetR/AcrR family transcriptional regulator — translation MTTTRTRPVRRPSAARTRLLNTASRLFYTEGIRAVGVDRVMDEAEIARGTFYRHFQGKDDLVQAYLTATDQQIRDRVEAVRAEIGSPADFLRTVAAGIGQELCSAGFRGCPFINAAAEYPDPHSGVHQAVLRHRAWFRDVLQDACRELAVADPAKAADTLVALRDGAMVAGYLGDAKTAGATLAHGVGILLATG, via the coding sequence ATGACAACGACCCGGACCCGCCCGGTGAGACGCCCGTCCGCGGCTCGGACGCGGCTGCTGAACACGGCCTCCCGGCTGTTCTACACCGAAGGGATCCGGGCGGTGGGCGTGGACCGGGTCATGGACGAGGCGGAGATCGCGCGGGGCACCTTCTACCGGCACTTCCAGGGCAAGGACGACCTGGTTCAGGCGTACCTGACCGCGACCGACCAGCAGATCCGCGACCGGGTCGAAGCGGTGCGCGCCGAAATCGGCTCTCCTGCGGACTTCCTGCGCACGGTCGCCGCAGGCATCGGGCAGGAGCTGTGCTCCGCCGGCTTCCGGGGTTGCCCCTTCATCAACGCCGCGGCCGAGTACCCGGACCCGCACAGCGGTGTGCACCAAGCCGTACTGCGCCACAGGGCCTGGTTCCGCGACGTGCTGCAGGACGCCTGCCGGGAGCTCGCGGTGGCCGACCCGGCAAAGGCCGCAGACACGCTCGTGGCCCTGCGGGACGGCGCCATGGTCGCCGGGTACCTGGGTGACGCGAAGACCGCCGGGGCCACTCTCGCCCACGGCGTCGGCATACTGCTGGCAACGGGCTGA
- a CDS encoding SelT/selW/selH domain protein, which yields MTSGGTPARRVRTGYRTRYRRLPRAARPAREPPAAFGAAPAEPSPKPGTGVVRAVRADDEVVRHRREQGLPGPAAVERAVRDRVAPGVAPDHADRPGLSRPAARTPAG from the coding sequence ATGACGTCCGGGGGCACCCCCGCGCGGCGCGTGCGGACCGGGTACCGCACGCGGTACCGCCGGCTGCCGCGCGCCGCCCGGCCGGCGCGGGAACCGCCCGCCGCCTTCGGGGCGGCCCCGGCGGAGCCGTCCCCCAAGCCCGGCACCGGCGTCGTCCGCGCGGTGCGCGCGGACGACGAGGTGGTGCGGCACCGCCGCGAGCAGGGCCTCCCCGGGCCCGCGGCGGTCGAGCGCGCCGTACGCGACCGCGTGGCCCCGGGCGTGGCCCCGGACCACGCGGACCGGCCGGGCCTCAGCCGGCCAGCCGCTCGTACGCCGGCAGGGTGA
- a CDS encoding LysR family transcriptional regulator: MGTMELRHLRYFLAVADTHSFTRAARRCFVAQSALSQQIARLEAELGTALFARTSRTVRLTEAGRLMVPLAERVLADADEAVAQVRALVGLRRGRLRLGVIQTMAAVIDMVAVLDDFHRAYPDIELQVVNDSSSQLVEQVATGSLDVAVVGWQPEELPPTLGHRLLGQDPLVVVVSADHLLAGNAEVSLDELPGDDHLIQFRRGSGLRQHVEAAFSRAGARLDGSIEVAQVQDMVRLAARDVGVAVVPLSATAEVPNGARVLRLTDPLAVQPVTLAYDIRGTSPAVNTFLDTVQHHLINR, encoded by the coding sequence ATGGGAACGATGGAGCTACGGCATCTGAGGTACTTCCTGGCGGTGGCGGACACCCACAGCTTTACCCGCGCGGCTCGGCGCTGCTTCGTCGCGCAGTCGGCGTTGAGCCAGCAGATCGCCCGGCTCGAAGCGGAGTTGGGAACCGCTCTTTTCGCCCGCACGAGCCGGACAGTGCGCCTGACGGAGGCCGGCCGACTGATGGTTCCCCTGGCCGAGCGTGTTCTGGCAGACGCCGATGAGGCGGTCGCGCAGGTCCGCGCCCTTGTCGGCCTGCGTCGGGGACGTCTTCGCCTGGGCGTCATCCAAACCATGGCGGCCGTGATCGACATGGTCGCCGTCTTGGACGACTTCCATCGGGCCTACCCCGACATCGAGCTGCAAGTGGTCAACGACAGCAGTTCACAGCTCGTCGAGCAGGTGGCCACCGGCTCCCTCGACGTCGCCGTGGTGGGGTGGCAGCCCGAAGAACTGCCACCCACGCTGGGACACCGCCTGCTCGGACAGGACCCGCTGGTAGTCGTCGTCTCGGCTGACCACCTCCTGGCCGGCAACGCGGAGGTGAGCCTCGACGAACTGCCCGGCGACGACCACCTGATTCAGTTCCGCCGTGGCAGTGGTCTGCGGCAACACGTCGAGGCGGCCTTCAGCCGCGCCGGAGCCCGTCTCGACGGAAGCATCGAGGTCGCCCAAGTTCAAGACATGGTTCGTCTCGCCGCCCGAGACGTGGGAGTCGCGGTGGTACCGCTCTCCGCGACCGCGGAGGTTCCGAACGGTGCGCGTGTGCTGCGTCTGACGGACCCACTGGCTGTGCAGCCCGTCACCCTGGCGTACGACATCCGCGGGACCTCACCCGCGGTGAACACCTTCCTCGACACAGTCCAACACCATTTGATCAATCGGTGA
- a CDS encoding cytochrome P450: MPPTAPHPEPAGAPSGVPVVDITATGPGRAPIQQVMELMRAHGPVLVRRLHGRDTMFVADADLVADLADEERFAKHIGPALENVREFAADGLFTAYDDEPNWTKAHDILMPAFALGSMRTYHPVMLKVARRLIDSWDRAAHTGQPVDVPEDMTRMTLDTIGLAGFDYDFGSFERLEPHPFVQSMTRCLEWSMTRLARTPGEDHAAADAAFRRDADHLAGVVDDVVAARVGTDQGGAEDLLGLMLSAPHPVDGTPLDAANIRNQVITFLIAGHETTSGAMSFALYHLAKHPAVLRLVQRETDALWGDTPDPEPTYDDVGRLSHTRQVLNETLRLWPTAAAFSRHAREDTLLGGRIPLRAGQAVTVLTPMLHRQPVWGDNPELFDPERFAPEAEAARPVHAFKPFGTGERACIGRQFALHEATMLLAMLVHRYRLHDHAGYRLTVKETLTLKPEGFTLTLTPRTPADRVHAPLPGSGTAPAADRPAPRSLPARVRPGTRALFLHGSNYGTCRDFAAQLADEAVAVGCATEVAALDAYAAGLPTDRPVVITAASYNGRPTDDAGAFTAWLDGAPDLTGVTYAVLGVGDRTWAATYQQVPTRVDARLAELGATRLTDRAAADASGDLIGTVREFTDRLRTALLREYGDPDAGPGTPEEPAPAYEVRILTGGPLDALAERHGLVPMTVTEAHDLTAPGHPRTKRFLRIALPEGVTYRTADHLTVLPANAPDLVDRAVAAFGLDAGTVLDIRAIRPRRDGLAPDRPLTVRQFLTHHVELQQRPTAAQRALLAAANPCPPERAALPGDDPRTLLELAEDHPALCGALDWPLLLDLLTPLRLRHYSISSAPAGDARHADLMVSVLDAPARSGRGRYRGTGSGHLASLRPGDTVYARVQPCREAFRVDGSAPAVLVAAGTGLAPFRGAVADRVAARRVGAQLPPALLYFGCDAPDADFLHAGELRAAEAAGAVSLRPAFSAAPENGAVFVQHRIAAEADEVWALLTGGARVYVCGDGARMAPGVRDAFRTLYRERTPGADDAAAEQWLDALVADGRYVEDVYAVG; the protein is encoded by the coding sequence ATGCCCCCCACCGCACCGCACCCCGAGCCGGCCGGTGCCCCGTCCGGCGTCCCCGTCGTCGACATCACCGCCACCGGTCCCGGCCGCGCCCCCATCCAGCAGGTGATGGAGCTGATGCGGGCCCACGGGCCGGTGCTGGTGCGCCGGCTGCACGGCCGGGACACGATGTTCGTCGCCGACGCGGACCTGGTCGCCGACCTGGCCGACGAGGAGCGGTTCGCCAAGCACATCGGGCCCGCGTTGGAGAACGTGCGGGAGTTCGCCGCCGACGGCCTGTTCACGGCGTACGACGACGAACCCAACTGGACCAAGGCGCACGACATCCTGATGCCCGCCTTCGCGCTCGGTTCGATGCGCACCTACCATCCCGTGATGCTGAAGGTGGCCCGCCGGCTCATCGACTCCTGGGACCGGGCGGCACACACCGGACAGCCCGTCGACGTCCCCGAGGACATGACCCGGATGACCCTCGACACCATCGGGCTCGCCGGGTTCGACTACGACTTCGGTTCCTTCGAACGGCTCGAACCCCACCCCTTCGTGCAGTCGATGACCCGTTGCCTGGAGTGGAGCATGACCCGGCTCGCCCGCACGCCCGGCGAGGACCACGCGGCGGCCGACGCGGCCTTCCGGCGGGACGCCGACCACCTGGCGGGCGTCGTCGACGACGTGGTCGCCGCCCGCGTCGGCACCGACCAGGGCGGCGCCGAGGACCTGCTGGGGCTGATGCTCAGCGCCCCGCACCCCGTCGACGGCACCCCCCTGGACGCGGCCAACATCCGCAACCAGGTCATCACGTTCCTCATCGCCGGTCACGAGACCACCTCCGGCGCCATGTCCTTCGCCCTGTACCACCTCGCCAAGCACCCGGCCGTCCTGCGGCTCGTGCAGCGCGAGACCGACGCCCTGTGGGGGGACACGCCGGACCCGGAACCGACGTACGACGACGTCGGCCGGCTCTCCCACACCCGCCAGGTGCTCAACGAGACGCTCCGGCTGTGGCCGACGGCCGCCGCCTTCAGCCGGCACGCCCGCGAGGACACCCTGCTGGGCGGCCGGATCCCGCTGCGCGCAGGACAGGCCGTCACCGTGCTCACCCCGATGCTGCACCGCCAGCCCGTCTGGGGGGACAACCCGGAGCTGTTCGACCCCGAGCGGTTCGCCCCCGAGGCCGAGGCGGCCCGCCCGGTGCACGCCTTCAAGCCGTTCGGTACCGGTGAACGCGCGTGCATCGGACGGCAGTTCGCGCTGCACGAGGCGACCATGCTGCTCGCGATGCTGGTCCACCGCTACCGGCTGCACGACCACGCCGGTTACCGGCTCACCGTGAAGGAGACCCTCACCCTCAAGCCCGAGGGCTTCACCCTCACGCTCACCCCGCGCACCCCCGCCGACCGCGTGCACGCCCCGCTGCCCGGCAGCGGCACCGCACCCGCCGCCGACCGCCCCGCTCCACGGAGCCTCCCGGCCCGGGTCCGCCCCGGCACCCGCGCCCTCTTCCTGCACGGCAGCAACTACGGCACCTGCCGGGACTTCGCCGCCCAGCTCGCCGACGAGGCCGTCGCCGTCGGCTGCGCCACCGAGGTCGCCGCCCTGGACGCGTACGCCGCCGGACTGCCCACGGACCGGCCCGTCGTCATCACCGCCGCCTCGTACAACGGCCGCCCCACCGACGACGCCGGTGCCTTCACCGCGTGGCTCGACGGCGCCCCCGACCTGACCGGCGTGACCTACGCTGTCCTCGGCGTCGGCGACCGCACCTGGGCCGCCACCTACCAGCAGGTGCCCACCCGCGTCGACGCCCGCCTCGCCGAACTGGGCGCCACCCGGCTGACCGACCGCGCTGCCGCCGACGCCTCCGGCGATCTCATCGGCACCGTACGGGAGTTCACGGACCGACTGCGCACCGCGCTGCTCCGTGAGTACGGCGACCCGGACGCCGGACCCGGCACACCGGAGGAACCCGCCCCCGCCTACGAGGTCCGCATCCTGACCGGCGGCCCGCTCGACGCCCTCGCCGAGCGGCACGGCCTGGTCCCGATGACGGTCACCGAGGCCCACGACCTCACCGCACCCGGCCATCCCCGCACCAAGCGGTTCCTGCGCATCGCCCTGCCCGAGGGCGTCACCTACCGCACCGCCGACCATCTGACCGTGCTCCCCGCCAACGCCCCGGACCTGGTGGACCGCGCCGTCGCCGCGTTCGGCCTCGACGCCGGCACCGTCCTGGACATCCGGGCCATCCGCCCACGCCGCGACGGCCTCGCCCCGGACCGCCCGCTCACGGTACGGCAGTTCCTGACCCACCACGTCGAGTTGCAGCAGCGGCCGACGGCCGCGCAGCGGGCCCTCCTCGCCGCCGCCAACCCCTGCCCGCCCGAGCGCGCCGCCCTGCCCGGCGACGACCCGCGCACCCTGCTGGAGCTCGCCGAGGATCACCCCGCCCTGTGCGGCGCCCTCGACTGGCCGCTCCTGCTCGACCTGCTGACCCCGTTGCGCCTCCGCCACTACTCGATCTCCTCCGCACCGGCGGGCGACGCACGCCACGCGGACCTCATGGTCTCGGTGCTCGACGCCCCCGCACGTTCGGGCAGGGGTCGTTACCGCGGCACGGGCTCCGGCCATCTCGCCTCCCTGCGCCCCGGCGACACCGTGTACGCCCGCGTCCAGCCCTGCCGTGAGGCGTTCCGGGTCGACGGCTCGGCGCCGGCCGTGCTGGTCGCCGCGGGCACGGGACTCGCCCCGTTCCGCGGCGCCGTCGCCGACCGCGTGGCAGCCCGCCGCGTCGGCGCCCAACTCCCTCCGGCGCTGCTTTACTTCGGCTGCGACGCCCCCGACGCCGATTTCCTGCACGCCGGGGAACTGCGCGCCGCCGAGGCCGCCGGCGCCGTCTCGCTGCGCCCCGCCTTCAGCGCCGCGCCGGAGAACGGGGCCGTCTTCGTGCAGCATCGCATCGCCGCCGAGGCCGACGAGGTCTGGGCACTGCTGACCGGGGGCGCCCGGGTGTACGTCTGCGGGGACGGTGCCCGGATGGCGCCCGGCGTACGCGACGCCTTCCGTACCCTGTACCGGGAACGCACTCCCGGCGCCGACGACGCGGCGGCCGAGCAGTGGCTCGACGCCCTCGTGGCGGACGGGCGGTACGTGGAGGACGTGTACGCGGTCGGCTGA
- a CDS encoding YoaK family protein: MRHLREAWALTKPAGSGRHGPLPPALLVLTVVTGVIDAFSYLFLGHVFVANMTGNVVFIAFAAAGAPGFSLAPSILALISFAVGALVGGRLGHLQPHHRGRLLWRATLIEALLVLGAYGWLQAADRPLGGISRYVLIILLGVAMGTQNAAARRLAVPDLTTTVLTLTITGLSADGRLAGGSDSRAGRRVASTLAMFLGAATGAVAALSVDPAASVLMAGALLTAVTVFGTRLLHASAPWTAPPQ; the protein is encoded by the coding sequence ATGCGCCACCTGCGGGAAGCCTGGGCCCTGACAAAGCCGGCCGGGTCGGGCCGTCATGGTCCGTTGCCGCCTGCGCTGCTCGTCCTGACGGTGGTCACCGGTGTCATCGACGCGTTCAGCTACCTCTTCCTCGGCCACGTTTTTGTGGCCAACATGACAGGTAACGTCGTGTTCATCGCTTTCGCTGCCGCTGGAGCCCCCGGCTTCTCCCTTGCGCCCTCCATCCTGGCGCTGATCTCCTTTGCCGTGGGCGCCCTGGTCGGCGGCCGCCTGGGTCATCTGCAACCACACCACCGCGGACGCCTGTTGTGGCGTGCGACTTTGATCGAGGCGCTTCTCGTCCTCGGTGCCTACGGGTGGTTGCAGGCCGCGGACCGTCCCCTGGGGGGCATCAGCCGTTATGTGCTCATCATTCTGCTCGGCGTTGCCATGGGCACCCAGAACGCGGCCGCCCGGCGACTTGCCGTGCCCGACCTGACGACCACCGTACTCACCCTGACCATCACCGGTCTGTCCGCCGACGGCCGGCTCGCCGGGGGATCCGACAGCCGGGCGGGACGCCGGGTCGCCTCCACTCTTGCCATGTTCCTCGGGGCTGCGACCGGCGCTGTGGCCGCCCTGTCCGTGGATCCTGCGGCTTCTGTCCTCATGGCCGGTGCCTTGTTGACGGCCGTGACGGTGTTCGGCACCCGGCTACTCCACGCCAGCGCCCCGTGGACCGCTCCGCCGCAATAG